In the Bartonella apihabitans genome, TTCAAAACGGACTTTGATTTTGTCAATCAATGTTCCTTGATAGGATAGGGGCTTTGTCGAGCTTACATAACCTTCAACACGGTGGGCGTGAGGCGTTGTGAAAACTTCTTCGGTCGGAATATTCGGGTTGCAGATAACACCATTTTTTGCTTTCGAAGCACCACCTTGCCATTCGTGGCCATCAGCAAGGCCGATGGTCAAATCTGTTCCGGGACCACTATAATGGAGAGCGGAAAAGCGCTGGTCGTTTAGCCATTTTGCATGTTTTTTCAAATTGGCATTATGATCTTTCCATGCGCTGATTGCATCCGGTTTATCAACACGGGAAGCAGCAAATATTGCGTCGGCAAGTTTTTTTGTCGCCTCGATGATTGGTAAATCCGGAAAAACCACAGCCGCCCATGACGGGTTGGGATAGGAAACAATATTCCAGTTGATATCAAAGCCCGCAATTTTTTCGAGCGCCGGTTGATAGGCAAGAGATGTAGCTTTATTGACCCGTGAAACTTTGGCAGGGTCTTCATTAGCAAGAAGCGACGGATTATCGCCAGCAATAGCAAGTCGTGCCGCACCGTTTGCATAGGCTCGTGCCATACCTTCATAAAGCCAGCTTGCGGCCTTGTCGAAACTCTTGTCGTGAGCATCTTTGAAACGGCCAAGCGTCATTTCTTCATCACTGAAAATAGGGGTAACGACACCGGCACCGGCTTTATAAGCGTGATGGGCAATCCGGCGTACGAGTGGAAGTGCAGCAAGCGGGCTTGTGAGAACGAGATCTTGACCTTTCTGCAGGTTGAGACCGACCCTGACAGCCACTTCTGCGAGCCGGTCAAGTTTTTGAGGATCGATAACAGATTGGTCTTCATTCATTGCGAGGTTTTCCTTTTAAAATTAAAAATCGCGAAACGACGTGTTTTTCGAGCAAATGATAATAGTTTTACCCGCTATGTCAAAGCGACTTTGGAAACATAGAGACAGGAAAAACGGGAAAATCGGAGCAATGCTTATCAGGACTTTTAAATCATTGGTGGTATTTGAATTTTTCGATAGACATCACAGTTTTTCATTCATTAATATCTTTCTTTGAAAAATATTTAATAAAACCAGAGGGAGAATAATGTGAAACAGGATATATTGGTATTAAGTCCGCTTGAAGAGCGTCAAATGAAAGACATCGACAAGCGTTATCACTTGTTGCGCGCCGATCTTGCAAAAGATAGGGCCGATTTTATTGATAAACATGCACAAAATTGTCGTGCAGTCATCAGCACAGGCAATATTGTTTTTGACAAAAATCTGATTTCGAAATTGCCTCAGGTCGGGCTTGTCGCCTGTGTGACAGCCGGGTTTGATCAGGTTAATCTCAAGGATTTGAAAGAGCATAAAATCCATTTAACCAATACGCCGGATG is a window encoding:
- a CDS encoding aminopeptidase, giving the protein MNEDQSVIDPQKLDRLAEVAVRVGLNLQKGQDLVLTSPLAALPLVRRIAHHAYKAGAGVVTPIFSDEEMTLGRFKDAHDKSFDKAASWLYEGMARAYANGAARLAIAGDNPSLLANEDPAKVSRVNKATSLAYQPALEKIAGFDINWNIVSYPNPSWAAVVFPDLPIIEATKKLADAIFAASRVDKPDAISAWKDHNANLKKHAKWLNDQRFSALHYSGPGTDLTIGLADGHEWQGGASKAKNGVICNPNIPTEEVFTTPHAHRVEGYVSSTKPLSYQGTLIDKIKVRFEKGRIVEAHASKGEKVLQQILDTDETRHLGEVALVPNSSPISASGLLFYNTLFDENAACHIALGQCYSKCFLKGAALSKEQIEKQGGNKSLIHIDWMIGSGEIDIDGITADGKKVPVFRKGEWA